The genomic stretch TGCATAGTTTCTCCCTACCTTCAAACTGAAGTTTATTCAATCTTTTTCTCTATGCAACTGCATTATTAGAATGATAAGGTACTCCCTATTTATAGACTTATATTGTGTGCACACCAAACAATCTCCAACTAACCTAACTAACTCAGCTAAAACAAACAATTAAAGTTAAGTTTAACTTTTTGTTGAAGACACACTTCTTCGACATTTCGACAACTTTATAATTTTTTACACACAGAGAATTTCGACAACAATAGGCTCTGTCGAAATGATGCTTTGACAAAAAAATTATACTTTTCAACACATCAcataattcattgtgtctaagctatctacattcatcattgCTCTTAGTCTTTTGAACACTTCGACATGCATGTctttcgtcatgatgtctgcaattTGATTCTCAACAGTGCAGTGTTCCAAGTTCAGCTTCCCATTTGCCAGTTGttctcgaagataatggaacctcattttgaTGTGCTTGCTTCTTCCATGTGTTATCAGATTCTTCGCCGGATTGATAGCAGACATGTTATCGATCTTCATAGTAATTGCTCTATAATTCTTCCCTGTAACTTCTTCGATcaaattcaccatccatgttgcttgagATGCATAGAGAGAAGTAACTATGTACTTTGCTTCACACGACAACATTGTTACTACTGGTTCTTTTCTTGAGCTtcaagcaactggtgcaccacctagcataaacacatagtCAGTTGTAGATTTTCTATtctcagcatcactacaccaacttgagtcagtgTAACCCATTAacttgcattcttttccttcatcatATATAGGAAACAGAATGCCATAATCGAGAGTTCCTTTGAGATACCTTAATATCATTTTCGTCGttgctagatgtgatacctttggcttctgcaaGAATCTACTCACCATACATACATTGTACGTTAGATCAGGCATTTTGTGACAAAGGTATCTTAATGACCCAATAAGTCTTATGTACTGTGTTAGGTCGACATCGTCTTCTTTTGAATTTTTCAACAGTTGCAATCTTGGTTCAGCTGGTGTCAAAGTCGAATTGCAATCTTCCATCTCAAATATCTTGAGTATCTCGCCTGCATatcttctttgatgcatcatcaagCCTCTAGTGCTGTTGTAGAATTCAATGCCAATGAAGTATGAAATGTGTCCCAGATCAGAGATTTCGAAGTCCTTGCTaagatcacctttgaagtcttcgatcttTTTCTTCCAGCTACATGTTAGTAACAAGTCATCGACATACATACACGGTATAATAAATTCACTTTTTCTTCTTCTTACATATATTCCATGCTCAattgtgcacttcacaaattccttctcccttaggaaattatctatcttcttattccaagctcttaGAGCTTGCTTCTGTCCATGCAAAgctttatgcagcctgtataCCCTGCTTTCTTCTTCTCGTTTCAaaaacccaactggttgtgcaacataaaccTCTTCATCCAAGGGCCATTCATGAATGAATATTTCAAATCCATCTGACACTTatgccagttgttcatgtttgctaaACCAACAACTAACTTGATTGTTTATCCTAGCAACAATTGtaaaaacttcatcgaagtcgattccttctttctgaagaaataCTTTTGCCACAAGTCTTTCCCTGTGTCAAGttacttctcctttgggattcaacttcacctgTATACCCACCtcacatcgatttccttcttgCCTTGAGGAAATttgacaagtgaccaagtgtttTTGACTTCGACGGACTTCAGCTCCTTATTCATTACTTTCATTCACTTCGAATCCTTCAATGCCTCAACAACATTGACTAGTTCGACATCTGCATAAAAAGCATAGCATACCAGCTCACCTTCatcatcgaccacatcatctgatTTAATCACACATTCTcgcaaccttgcaggcatgtgtcttgttctttgaggtctaCTTGTGCTAGCCtgacctctgacttcttcttgttGAACTTCTCTATCGACTTCACTTGTTGGTTCTTCACATAGGATTCTTACTGAATCCTCTTGACATTTTCAGTCCAATCTCATTCCTTAAACTCATCTATGATCACGCCCCTGCTGATCACTAGCTCGAAAAACTTGTATCCTTCAGttgaatgatatcctattaggatcattTGACTTAACTTGTCATCAAGATTTCTTCTCAACAAATCAGCCACATGCCCAAATATATTCCACCATTTTGTTAGCACTCATTAGCGACTAGGTTACCTAAACCAAATCAACTTTGGCACCAGACAAAGAGGAAAAGCATAAGGGGAACCATACTCCTTCAGTAGCTTCTCCAAATATTTTACCTTTGCATCCAAAGCATAAGGGGAACCATACTCCTTCACCTCTTCTTACGCAAATTTCAAGAGCTTCATCGCCTCAACAAGTTCATTCACAAGACCGCCCCTTTCTGGAAGAACAAAGTTAAGTTTTTTTTTAGACATCCTTATCCTTCCAAATATTATCTGAAGTCAAGACCTCTAATTTTCCAGAGCCACTAATAGATAGCACGTGGCAGGTTGATGCAAATGGTAGGACAAAACTTCCATCACTTCTCGGTGGTTTGATTTAGCTAAATATGCAAAGTATTTATAATCATAATACATGAGGTTGGACTAGACATTCTTGGTCGTTCGAGGACCATTAGTGAGAAGGAAACACATTGGGTTCCCCCTATTTTTAACATCTAAAGGCACCCCCGTCTTGAGCTTCTTTGAGACCAGCACATCCTGAATAAGCCTTTTGTCTTTTTGCCATCTAGAAGAATCGTCATTGACCGTCCTCGATGAAGATCAGTCTGAAGCATAATTTCCCAGACTATCGTTAGATTTTCTATTCTAATCCTCGAAGGTTAGGGGACCATAGGTTTCTGTTCCTTCTGATCTGCCTCTTAGGGATTGATACTTTGACAACTCTGAACTCTGTTGTGTGCTTCTTGCTCGATCTCTTTTTGGGCTAAAAGTAATGAATAAGCTAAAGTTCCTCTCCTCAATGGATATTTTATGTCTTTCTTCCTTAATGGCTCTCCTCTACCAACGGCCAAGTTTCAATGCGCCACTTCTTTTTCTGCATGGTCTTACTGTCAGAAGGACCGACCTCATCCACAAAGCCTAAATCCTTATAGAATACGACAAAATTGACCTTTAAACTCTCTTTCTACTTAGACAAACCACAAAATTTGTAGGTATACATGCCAAGACCCTCTAAAATGGTGGTCCATTAGATACTTCAAAAACGTTTCTACACACTTCAGAACCATCTTGACATTTTGATGTAAAGAGGACATGAACCCCTTAAGGTAGTCTCTCTAATCCATATGATTCTCCGATATAATATATAAATTTTCATAGGCATCGCGACTGAAGGGGGGAGGGGGTAATCAAATAGTATATATCCTTAAATTTTTTGAATTTGTCAATAAAAACTACAAAAATCTTATTCCCTTGTGTAAAGGGAACATAGGCACATTGTATGTTTAAGAGGAGAAATAAGAGCTTTAGAGTGGGGACGTCGTTCGTGTATTCACACCAATACTAAAAGACTTTGACATAGGCCCAACTCACACGGTGCAATTGAGAATGGGTGATTCTTAAATGATAACGACCCTGGCCTCAAACTTGTTGAAAGAGACCATAAAACTCATTCCAAAGATCACTCGTGAAAGAGAAACTCGCATCCATTGAAATGGTTACAAAGTCTCTTGCTAGAAGCTACATTTGAAACCGCCAAGTCAGAGGAAGGCCCAACATTCAAATATGAAACCACCAAGTCAGAGGAAGGGCCAACATTCAAATATGCACTTTCTATCTGACACATCTCGCTAAAGATGGACGTCGTACCAAAAATATCTAGTTCGCTATGAAAATTGATATGTATCAGGGAGATCTTAAGCATAGTTTTAAATTGCGATTGCGCCTGCGAATGCGGTTGCGGTTGTGGGTGTTGCAATTGCGGTCATTGCGCTTGTTGCGATGCGTATTGCGGCCGTTGCGTGTGAATTTTTATAGATAGGTGCTTGAAATACAATGTTGAAAAACACTTAATGTTAATTTTTTTAATTACATATGAAATAAATTGAGTTTTAAGATTCTAATATATCGTTTTTTGATTAAAATATTTGATGAATTAAGATTAAAACTGTTTCATATGGTTCCTAATACATCTGAAGGTGTAATTTTAAAATAACACCGCAATTGCGCTCTACATTTGCAATATTACAGGTACAATTGCGGTTGCGGACCGCAATTTAAAACCACGATCTCAAGAGTCCTATGTCCGTTTCATATCATTTCATTCTCACATACAAAAAAATTTAATGTGAGTAGTGTAGGGTTAACAGGAGTCTATCAGTCAACTAAAGGAACAAATATGCCTTAATATAAATTTGGACCTTCTAAGAAGCCTTATATACATCTACACTCTCCAAGCTTGGTGTAGGAAGTTCACGGAAGGCGAAGCAACATCCTAGATATCAATCCTAAAGGGAGTG from Lathyrus oleraceus cultivar Zhongwan6 chromosome 7, CAAS_Psat_ZW6_1.0, whole genome shotgun sequence encodes the following:
- the LOC127104469 gene encoding uncharacterized mitochondrial protein AtMg00810-like, translating into MPARLRECVIKSDDVVDDEGELVCYAFYADVELVNVVEALKDSNWKKKIEDFKGDLSKDFEISDLGHISYFIGIEFYNSTRGLMMHQRRYAGEILKIFEMEDCNSTLTPAEPRLQLLKNSKEDDVDLTQYIRLIGSLRYLCHKMPDLTYNVCMVSRFLQKPKVSHLATTKMILRYLKGTLDYGILFPIYDEGKECKLMGYTDSSWCSDAENRKSTTDYVFMLGGAPVA